The Carassius carassius chromosome 16, fCarCar2.1, whole genome shotgun sequence genome window below encodes:
- the LOC132159182 gene encoding uncharacterized protein LOC132159182 — translation MCRVLLKETQGLVSSKKQREPTIMLKILKLHLYLLIWCQAAETLIDQLTDFGQNVTINCDIDAKVATWVLLNLPNPPVVLLDSLLNPPSTFYYKNNFRFKYSVQPKHRLSINNITLNELGVYYCMNTETEVKFSNGTRLHISIHIDSTTPAELPQCQNCTEVLLNEQTTWMNLLALIFCMISVFLVTLMIAFLRLLKVSSDRSYQNPQRHMDQQ, via the exons ATGTGCAGAGTCCTCCTAAAAGAGACCCAAGGTCTGGTTTCATCTAAAAAGCAGCGTGAACCAACCATCATGTTGAAGATCTTAAAGCTTCACCTCT ATCTGCTTATATGGTGTCAAGCTGCAGAGACTTTAATAGATCAACTAACAGATTTTGGTCAAAATGTGACCATAAACTGTGATATTGATGCAAAGGTGGCCACATGGGTTTTGCTGAATTTACCAAATCCTCCGGTTGTGCTATTGGACTCACTCTTAAACCCACCATCAACATTTTACTACAAAAATAACTTCAGGTTCAAATATTCAGTGCAACCTAAACATCGTCTTTCCATAAATAACATCACTTTAAATGAGTTAGGAGTTTATTATTGCATGAACACAGAAACAGAGGTAAAATTCAGCAACGGCACCAGACTACACATCAGCATACACATTG attcaaCTACACCTGCAGAGTTACCACAGTGTCAGAATTGCACTGAAGTGTTGCTAAATGAGCAGACAACATGGATGAATCTTCTTGCTCTAATATTTTGCATGATCAGTGTTTTTCTGGTCACTTTGATGATAG cattcctGAGACTGTTAAAAGTTTCATCTGATAGAAGTTACCAAAATCCACAACGACATATGGACCAACAGTAG